The Dendrosporobacter quercicolus genome includes a window with the following:
- a CDS encoding sugar phosphate isomerase/epimerase family protein — protein MKLSISNLSFTGFDYALMKQLPDNLGLELFWEFGNPFYWEQVMRHLTDNRPLLELSVHGPSVGVNLASRSDTHYLSLYRQAFQFAGKWQARFLVAHTNEAFGGSPEEARRLVRSRLAELVLISRKEKIPLLIENVGVKRQNTLLFDWPDYLDLLAALPQAGAIIDTGHALLNNWDLPAVIRQLGGRIKAYHLHDNHGLYDEHLPAGEGQLDWKALFSAIQAFSPDATLVLEYANTTLEALLANMHSAVFRNVTPNRC, from the coding sequence ATGAAACTTTCTATCAGCAATTTATCCTTTACCGGATTTGATTATGCGCTAATGAAACAACTGCCGGACAATCTCGGCCTGGAACTGTTTTGGGAATTTGGCAATCCATTCTACTGGGAACAAGTGATGCGCCACTTAACGGATAACCGCCCGTTGCTGGAGTTAAGTGTACACGGTCCGTCGGTCGGCGTCAATCTGGCCAGCCGGAGCGATACCCATTACCTGTCCTTGTACCGGCAGGCGTTTCAGTTTGCCGGCAAATGGCAGGCCCGCTTCCTGGTCGCGCATACCAACGAAGCCTTCGGGGGATCGCCTGAAGAAGCCCGCCGTCTGGTACGAAGCCGCCTCGCCGAACTTGTCCTGATCTCCCGGAAGGAGAAAATCCCGCTGTTAATTGAAAATGTCGGAGTAAAAAGACAAAACACGCTGCTGTTTGATTGGCCGGATTATCTTGACCTGCTGGCGGCATTGCCGCAGGCCGGAGCGATCATTGACACCGGGCATGCTTTGTTAAACAACTGGGATCTGCCTGCCGTCATCCGGCAGCTTGGCGGACGGATAAAAGCTTACCATCTGCATGACAATCACGGCCTGTATGACGAGCACCTTCCCGCCGGTGAGGGCCAGTTGGACTGGAAAGCGCTGTTTTCCGCAATTCAGGCCTTCTCCCCGGATGCGACGCTGGTCCTGGAATATGCAAACACAACTCTGGAAGCATTGCTTGCCAATATGCACAGCGCTGTTTTCCGCAATGTCACACCAAACCGGTGTTAA